A portion of the Pleuronectes platessa chromosome 15, fPlePla1.1, whole genome shotgun sequence genome contains these proteins:
- the f9b gene encoding coagulation factor IXb — translation MSSGFGTSVERRRISDGNEMTIFVLLALTAAVLLEGLAAEITEETTEAVFVSQQAAHAVLRRQRRYNSGHLEEVWKSNLERECWEEACSFEEAREVFENDEKTDEFWAKYIDGDQCNPNPCQNGATCQDGVGSYVCWCQLNFDGKNCEIETNKQCLVNNGGCSHFCRMQEGTSVCRCAAGYRLGPDKRSCEPTGPFSCGQVSLSPPPNTRSPMGPRGSNGTISTERSFNSSEILEDDYHGENLTQFYDNYDLPANESETSDIPVASGAHVRLARSDSGPIAAAAVSIADPGVPDVTDNPELNKLSWGRPTLPTITAKENTDQRIVGGDEAEPGEIPWQVTLITNYSGTEKPFCGASLLSELWVITAAHCLVLNDIPKTGFFVRVGEHDVNVAEGQERDHLVAEQHIHHSYNLQKSTYDHDIALLKLAIPVELSNQRRPICLGPKDFTEDLLREPSNSMVSGWGKMAFNGVVATKLRRLEVPYVERTECKASSQYRITRFMFCAGFKSENKDSCQGDSGGPHTSKYKGTRFLTGIVSWGEGCAKIGKYGVYTRVSQYYAWISETTGIRTTG, via the exons ATGAGTTCAGGCTTTGGGACTTCTGTCGAACGCAGACGGATAAGTGACGGCAACGAGatgactatttttgttttactggCCCTTACCGCTGCCGTACTGCTGGAGGGACTGGCAGCTGAGATCACGGAGGAGACCACAG AAGCTGTTTTCGTGTCTCAGCAGGCGGCACACGCGGTGCTGCGTCGGCAGCGCAGGTACAACAGCGGCCATTTGGAAGAAGTATGGAAATCCAATCTGGAGCGGGAGTGTTGGGAGGAGGCCTGCTCATTTGAGGAGGCAAGGGAGGTGTTTGAGAACGATGAGAAAACT gATGAATTCTGGGCAAAATACATTG ATGGTGACCAGTGTAATCCAAATCCCTGCCAGAATGGAGCCACGTGTCAAGATGGTGTCGGTTCTTATGTCTGCTGGTGCCAATTAAACTTCGACGGCAAGAACTgtgagattg AGACAAACAAGCAGTGTTTGGTCAACAATGGTGGATGCTCCCATTTCTGTAGGATGCAGGAAGGGACATCTGTGTGTCGGTGTGCAGCTGGATACCGCCTTGGTCCAGACAAGAGGAGCTGTGAACCAACCG GACCCTTCAGCTGTGGTCAAGTGAGCCTGTCCCCCCCACCCAACACCAGGTCCCCTATGGGCCCACGGGGATCAAATGGTACAATATCCACTGAACGAAGCTTTAATAGCAGTGAAATTCTGGAGGACGACTACCATGGCGAAAACTTGACACAGTTTTACGATAACTACGACCTCCCTGCGAACGAGTCTGAGACATCGGACATTCCCGTGGCCTCAGGAGCTCACGTGCGTTTGGCGAGGTCAGATTCAGGCCCCATAGCAGCTGCAGCCGTCTCCATCGCTGACCCTGGTGTTCCAGATGTCACTGACAATCCAGAGCTCAATAAGCTATCCTGGGGCCGTCCCACCCTCCCCACCATCACAGCGAAAGAGAACACTGACCAGAGGATTGTGGGAGGTGATGAGGCCGAACCTGGAGAGATACCATGGCAG gtgacCCTGATTACTAACTACTCAGGGACAGAGAAGCCCTTCTGTGGAGCGTCTCTGCTCAGTGAATTATGGGTGATCACTGCCGCCCACTGTCTGGTGCTGAATGATATCCCTAAAACAGGTTTCTTCGTCAGAGTGG GTGAACATGATGTGAATGTTGCTGAGGGTCAGGAGCGAGACCACTTGGTGGCAGAGCAGCACATCCACCATAGCTACAACCTTCAGAAGTCGACATATGACCATGACATTGCGCTGCTGAAGCTCGCCATTCCGGTGGAGCTGTCCAACCAGCGACGTCCCATCTGCCTGGGCCCCAAAGACTTCACAGAGGACTTGTTGAGGGAGCCCAGCAACTCCATGGTGAGCGGCTGGGGAAAGATGGCATTCAATGGTGTTGTGGCGACTAAGCTCCGGAGGCTGGAGGTCCCCTACGTGGAGCGCACCGAGTGTAAAGCGAGCAGCCAGTACCGAATCACACGCTTTATGTTCTGTGCTGGCTTCAAATCTGAGAATAAGGATTCGTGCCAGGGGGACAGCGGGGGGCCGCATACCAGCAAATACAAAGGCACCAGGTTCCTGACAGGCATAGTCAGCTGGGGGGAGGGCTGCGCCAAGATTGGGAAGTACGGTGTCTACACCCGAGTGTCACAGTACTACGCCTGGATCAGTGAGACAACAGGGATTCGAACTACCGGCTGA